The following are encoded together in the Cicer arietinum cultivar CDC Frontier isolate Library 1 chromosome 2, Cicar.CDCFrontier_v2.0, whole genome shotgun sequence genome:
- the LOC101511730 gene encoding protein VAPYRIN-like, which yields MERLVEVCEPAEVRIEFELNCKCRTTIQLRSLNPTTPMAFKIQTSSPNKFLVNPPSGLIPPLSLTTFQIILKPQPHLPRSYPRSPSDRFLIKTAEFVNSSGSTHPDSINSWFATRPYGFSTYDVKLKVAFIGPLLLCNAVSRGDFECVRSLIKRQRSVLLDLNSVESESILRIATELDNPDDMVHLLLEAGLRIRETVGSEDFKGYGDVHVADGNIACDELHVEDIEQGELVLEASRQGNVRELESLLRRGVNFNYRDHYGLTPLHVAAFKGHKNVVLMLSEAGLDLECEDVEGHVPLHMAVECGDIETVRLFVDKGVNLNAMNKRGVTPLYMAKVWGYDDISQLLISKGGLSTLSMTLA from the exons ATGGAAAGGCTAGTAGAAGTGTGCGAACCAGCAGAGGTTCGGATAGAATTTGAACTGAACTGCAAATGCCGAACCACAATACAGCTACGTTCTCTAAACCCAACCACACCAATGGCTTTCAAGATCCAAACCTCATCACCCAACAAATTCCTAGTCAACCCACCGAGTGGACTCATTCCCCCTCTCTCCTTAACCACTTTCCAAATCATCCTCAAACCACAACCCCATCTCCCTCGTTCCTACCCTCGTTCACCCTCCGACCGTTTTCTCATCAAAACCGCTGAGTTCGTTAACTCGTCCGGTTCAACTCACCCCGATTCAATCAACTCGTGGTTCGCCACTCGGCCTTATGGTTTTTCCACTTATGATGTTAAACTTAAAGTTGCTTTTATTGGTCCTCTCCTTCTATGCAACGCCGTTTCTCGAGGTGATTTTGAGTGTGTTAGGAGTTTGATTAAACGGCAGCGTTCGGTTTTATTGGATTTGAATTCGGTTGAGTCTGAGTCGATCCTACGAATTGCTACTGAGTTGGATAATCCGGATGATATGGTTCACCTTTTGCTTGAAGCTGGGTTGAGGATTCGTGAGACCGTTGGATCGGAGGATTTTAAGGGTTATGGTGATGTACACGTGGCGGATGGGAACATTGCTTGTGATGAACTACAT GTGGAGGATATAGAGCAAGGAGAATTGGTGTTAGAGGCTTCAAGGCAAGGAAATGTGAGGGAACTCGAGTCACTATTGCGAAGAGGTGTGAATTTCAACTACCGTGATCATTATGGTTTAACACCACTTCATGTTGCTGCATTTAAAGGGCACAAGAATGTAGTGTTGATGCTTAGTGAGGCAGGATTGGACTTAGAATGTGAAGATGTTGAAGGTCATGTGCCCTTGCATATGGCAGTGGAGTGTGGTGATATTGAGACCGTTAGGTTATTTGTTGACAAGGGTGTGAACCTTAATGCTATGAATAAGAGGGGTGTCACACCTTTGTACATGGCTAAAGTTTGGGGATATGATGATATATCTCAGTTGCTTATTAGCAAAGGTGGGTTGTCTACCCTTTCTATGACTTTAgcttaa